The following are from one region of the Ignavibacteriota bacterium genome:
- a CDS encoding sigma-54-dependent Fis family transcriptional regulator — protein sequence MFEGHFNIKVFSDSTDLVSVTSALKQLELKGFSLNVIFPAEIEVENNEIIIIKLESLDTSLYKEILRIKKSRTNKIVVIINNSDALLVTSLLKQGFFDIFVFPYEVLKFTSFLAEVFSNKSYITESGQVGTFGVNRHGIKSILGNSEKLQRAVDLASKVSEKSSSNVLILGETGTGKGLFARAIHNSGPVNQFPFIDIVCTAIPENLLESELFGYEAGAFTDARTRKVGLFELAERGTLFLDEIGDLSFNIQTKLLRAVEKKVIKRLGGVVDIPVNARIISATNRDLEFMVEKNLFRRDLFHRLNVVSIEIPPLRERGEDIITLANYFIDEFNQQFDKSIKKLDKDLQHLLMGYSWPGNVRELRNAMERAVLLCDDSKLQIKDFSNLIDNVHSKSMVDLKAEDIPFNIVRLDVNYGITSLRNVDKEYAKKVLSKMGGNKTQTAKLLGISRPKLDILLKV from the coding sequence ATGTTTGAAGGACACTTTAATATAAAAGTCTTTTCAGATTCGACTGATCTGGTTTCAGTTACATCGGCTTTGAAGCAATTGGAATTGAAAGGGTTTTCGCTAAATGTAATTTTTCCGGCGGAGATTGAAGTTGAGAACAATGAAATTATCATCATAAAACTGGAATCCCTCGACACTTCACTTTACAAAGAAATTTTGCGGATTAAAAAATCAAGAACAAACAAAATTGTAGTAATAATAAATAACTCAGATGCATTGTTAGTCACTTCCTTGTTAAAACAAGGGTTCTTTGACATTTTTGTATTTCCTTATGAAGTATTAAAATTCACATCATTCCTTGCTGAAGTATTTTCAAATAAATCATATATAACCGAATCCGGACAAGTAGGAACTTTTGGTGTTAACAGACACGGTATAAAATCAATCCTTGGTAACTCTGAGAAATTGCAGCGAGCAGTTGACCTCGCTAGTAAAGTATCTGAGAAAAGTAGTTCCAATGTTTTGATACTTGGCGAAACTGGTACCGGCAAAGGATTGTTTGCCAGGGCAATTCACAACAGTGGACCAGTAAATCAATTTCCATTTATTGATATAGTATGTACAGCAATTCCTGAAAATTTATTAGAATCAGAGTTATTTGGTTATGAAGCTGGAGCATTTACTGACGCGAGAACCAGAAAAGTTGGACTGTTTGAACTGGCTGAAAGAGGAACACTCTTTCTCGATGAAATTGGAGATTTAAGTTTTAATATTCAGACTAAGCTTTTAAGAGCAGTGGAGAAAAAGGTAATAAAGAGATTAGGTGGTGTTGTAGATATCCCTGTTAATGCAAGAATTATCTCCGCTACTAATAGAGACCTTGAATTTATGGTTGAAAAAAATTTATTCAGAAGAGATTTGTTTCATAGATTAAATGTCGTATCAATTGAAATACCTCCGTTGCGAGAACGTGGCGAAGACATTATAACTTTAGCAAATTATTTCATTGATGAGTTTAATCAACAATTTGATAAATCAATAAAAAAACTTGACAAAGATCTCCAACACCTGCTTATGGGTTATTCCTGGCCGGGAAATGTTCGGGAATTAAGAAATGCGATGGAGAGAGCGGTACTTCTTTGTGATGATAGCAAATTGCAGATAAAAGATTTTAGTAATTTGATAGATAACGTCCATTCAAAGTCAATGGTTGATTTAAAGGCTGAAGATATTCCATTTAACATAGTAAGATTGGATGTTAATTATGGGATTACATCACTGCGAAATGTTGATAAAGAATATGCAAAAAAAGTACTATCCAAAATGGGTGGGAATAAAACCCAGACCGCTAAACTTTTAGGTATCTCGAGACCTAAACTTGACATTTTATTAAAAGTTTAA
- a CDS encoding GAF domain-containing sensor histidine kinase — translation MKFSDFKKNIDDRIQTVIGESESSERLKNLEVILNTVNTINRSLILEDVLELVLKNAIKLTNSERGFIVLQNTNEELEFKLGLNEHDENLPKKLFEISNTVVEDVFHNGQSRFIEGAQSDAKYDPSRSILKLELQTILCSPLITDEKKIGVIYVDSKHLHKIKVREITGTFEILAGQAATAIRNAQLYDGQVNAYNALQEANAQLIQAERRVLKAGIDAEIGQALQGLVHLALLETESLLRTIEKSQTEFENNNHLDDLLFDRLKLKSKVAADSIRNIQKYAQVLLETSVTDLNKENNDLNRAIQSVIKYLSPLKKFSAVTFKTELNPLPLCNFDPEQIQHLLVHLITNAVDANRNSIITIRSFVNGNRNCVEVQDDGPGFSEKIKANPSAIFNLSNGGYGLFLCKNIIDKHKGEIKILNSEKGALIHFSLPVN, via the coding sequence ATGAAATTTTCAGATTTCAAAAAAAATATTGACGATAGAATTCAGACTGTAATAGGTGAGTCCGAATCTTCCGAAAGATTAAAAAATCTTGAAGTTATTCTGAATACAGTCAATACTATTAATAGGTCTCTTATTTTAGAAGATGTGCTGGAGCTCGTACTTAAAAATGCAATTAAGCTAACAAATTCTGAGAGAGGTTTTATTGTTCTTCAGAACACAAATGAAGAACTCGAATTTAAATTAGGATTGAATGAACACGATGAAAATCTGCCGAAAAAATTATTTGAAATCAGTAACACAGTTGTTGAAGATGTTTTTCATAATGGACAATCAAGATTCATTGAAGGTGCACAGAGCGATGCAAAATACGATCCTTCAAGAAGTATCCTGAAACTTGAATTACAGACAATACTATGTTCTCCTCTTATCACAGATGAAAAGAAAATCGGGGTAATTTATGTTGATAGTAAACATCTTCATAAAATAAAAGTCAGGGAGATTACCGGCACATTTGAAATTTTAGCTGGACAAGCTGCAACTGCAATCAGGAATGCTCAGCTTTATGATGGACAGGTGAATGCGTACAACGCTCTGCAGGAAGCTAATGCTCAACTTATTCAAGCTGAAAGACGTGTTCTTAAAGCCGGAATTGATGCAGAGATAGGACAAGCTTTGCAGGGTTTAGTTCACCTTGCACTGCTTGAAACGGAAAGTCTCCTCAGAACAATAGAAAAATCCCAAACTGAATTTGAGAACAATAATCATTTGGATGATCTGCTTTTTGACAGACTAAAACTTAAATCGAAGGTAGCCGCTGATAGTATCCGTAATATTCAGAAGTATGCTCAGGTTTTACTTGAAACATCCGTTACCGATTTAAATAAAGAGAATAATGATTTGAACAGAGCAATTCAATCAGTAATCAAGTATCTTTCGCCATTGAAAAAATTCAGCGCAGTTACATTTAAGACTGAACTTAACCCGCTTCCGTTATGTAATTTCGATCCGGAGCAAATTCAGCATTTGCTTGTTCACCTGATAACAAATGCAGTTGATGCAAACCGAAATTCAATTATAACTATTCGTTCATTTGTTAACGGCAATCGTAACTGTGTTGAAGTTCAGGATGATGGTCCCGGTTTTTCTGAAAAAATTAAAGCCAACCCTTCGGCTATTTTTAACTTGTCAAACGGCGGGTATGGTTTATTTCTTTGTAAAAATATTATAGATAAGCATAAGGGTGAGATAAAAATACTGAATAGTGAAAAGGGCGCGTTAATTCATTTTTCTTTGCCGGTTAATTAG